One window from the genome of Cucumis melo cultivar AY chromosome 12, USDA_Cmelo_AY_1.0, whole genome shotgun sequence encodes:
- the LOC103487689 gene encoding glucan endo-1,3-beta-glucosidase 14-like: protein MFFHILLLFLLSLSGFGGGLRGVTSLGINYGQIGNNLPSPDKVLDMLTALRITKVRIYDTNPEILSAFANSKVEIIVTVENEMLAQLMDPQQALQWVTSRIKPYVPATKITGIAVGNEVFTDDDLTLMETLVPAILSIHTALTQLGLDTTIKISTPSSLAVLQESYPPSAGSFKPEITQIMSQFLQFLSTTKSPFWINAYPYFAYKDNPDSIPLQYVLLNPNPGMMDPFTNLRYDNMLYAQADAVLFAMAKMGFGGIEVRISETGWPSKGDPDETGACVENAAEYNRNLLRRQMRNEGTPLRPNLRLEIYLFALFNEDMKPGPTSERNYGLFQPDGTMVYNVGLSSFNGFSSSSSSSSSSPSSPSSSSFSPSSISLTSSASTNSKGASMGYYQSLVYWMFVYLLTYQLFIRRPLYI, encoded by the exons ATGTTCTTCCatattcttcttctctttctcctctctttatcaG GGTTTGGGGGTGGTTTAAGAGGAGTTACGTCGTTGGGGATAAACTACGGACAAATTGGGAATAATTTACCATCGCCTGATAAGGTTTTGGATATGTTGACGGCATTGAGGATTACAAAAGTGAGAATCTACGACACCAATCCGGAGATATTGTCGGCGTTTGCTAACTCTAAAGTTGAGATTATTGTGACGGTTGAGAATGAAATGTTGGCCCAACTTATGGACCCTCAACAAGCCCTCCAATGGGTCACTTCTCGTATCAAGCCTTATGTACCTGCAACTAAAATCACTGGGATTGCAGTTGGTAATGAG GTATTCACAGATGACGACTTGACATTAATGGAAACACTAGTCCCAGCCATATTAAGCATCCACACAGCCTTAACCCAACTAGGCTTAGACACCACCATAAAAATCTCAACCCCAAGTTCCTTAGCCGTCTTACAAGAATCCTACCCACCCTCCGCCGGAAGTTTCAAGCCAGAAATAACCCAAATCATGTCACAATTCCTTCAATTCCTCTCAACAACAAAATCCCCATTTTGGATAAACGCATACCCGTATTTCGCATACAAAGACAACCCAGATTCCATCCCATTACAATACGTTTTACTGAACCCAAACCCGGGAATGATGGACCCATTCACCAATCTTCGTTATGATAACATGCTTTATGCTCAAGCCGATGCTGTTCTTTTCGCAATGGCGAAAATGGGTTTCGGTGGAATTGAAGTAAGAATATCAGAAACTGGTTGGCCATCGAAAGGGGATCCTGATGAAACAGGGGCCTGTGTTGAGAATGCGGCTGAGTATAATAGGAATTTGTTGAGGAGACAAATGAGGAATGAAGGAACTCCTTTGAGACCTAATTTGAGACTTGAGATTTATCTGTTTGCATTGTTTAATGAAGATATGAAACCTGGGCCTACTTCTGAAAGGAATTATGGGCTCTTTCAACCTGATGGAACTATGGTTTATAATGTTGGACTTTCTTCTTTTAACGGCttttcttcctcctcctcctcttcttcttcttctccttcttctccttcttcttcctccttttcACCTTCTTCTATTTCTCTTACCTCCTCTGCTTCCACAAATTCAAAG GGTGCAAGCATGGGATATTATCAAAGCTTGGTGTACTGGATGTTTGTGTATTTGCTCACCTATCAACTTTTTATCAGAAGACCAttgtatatttaa
- the LOC103487695 gene encoding uncharacterized protein LOC103487695: protein MAEDLSLDLEELRHLHTIAKRPRIVSLISSQIRTLEQLSKESVPQTPTPTPIPVSTSVAKVPINSPIVYTPLPGFSWDQDNDKVKIYISLEGIEQEKVEADYKQSSIDIKFHDVKGKNYRFAIPKLNKEIVPEKCKLLVKPTRAVITLYKASKGNWLDLNLKEDKLKPGLDKERDPMAGIMDLMKNMYDEGDDEMKRTIAKAWTDARTGKTADPLKGFP, encoded by the exons ATGGCGGAAGACCTTTCTCTTGATTTGGAAGAGCTTCGTCACCTCCACACCATCGCCAAGCGGCCTCGCATCGTCTCTCTCATTTCCTCTCAGATTCGCACCTTAGAGCAG TTATCGAAAGAGTCTGTCCCACAAACTCCCACTCCCACTCCTATTCCTGTTTCTACTTCAGTTGCCAAGGTGCCCATCAATTCACCCATTGTTTATACTCCACTACCTGGATTCAGTTGGGATCAAGACAATGACAAAGTGAAG ATATATATATCGTTGGAAGGAATTGAGCAAGAAAAAGTTGAAGCTGACTACAAGCAGTCATCGATTGATATCAAGTTTCATGATGTCAAAGGGAAGAATTACCGGTTTGCTATTCCTAAGTTGAACAAGGAGATTGTTCCTGAGAAGTGTAAGTTGCTTGTGAAACCAACACGGGCTGTTATCACGCTGTACAAAGCTTCAAAGGGGAACTGGttagatttgaatttgaaggaGGACAAG CTCAAGCCGGGTCTTGATAAGGAACGCGACCCAATGGCAGGAATCATGGATTTAATGAAG AATATGTACGATGAAGGAGATGATGAAATGAAAAGAACGATAGCGAAGGCGTGGACTGACGCCAGAACCGGCAAGACAGCTGATCCACTTAAAGGGTTCCCTTGA